A part of Clostridia bacterium genomic DNA contains:
- the dpsA gene encoding dipicolinate synthase subunit DpsA, with translation MGLKDFNYLIAGGDDRQLELYKFMLDMGYRVNIVGFDDFKQNNIFEYLKESEIIIFPVPSITNKVFLNSRYSNKTYIFNELLEYINKDSKVFGSKFNETARLFFLTNNIEFYDLTENQEFSILNSIPTAEGVIQIAMEKSNITIHNSRVLILGFGKSGKCITHLFKSMGADVTVEARKSSDLAWIEQYACKGIHLNQLKYALKDKDFIINTIPTMILDEEMLNLVNKETIIIDIASKPGGVDFMAAKRLGITADIYPGLPGKIAPKSSAKIIYKIFSRILSAKIK, from the coding sequence TTGGGATTAAAAGATTTCAATTATTTGATCGCTGGTGGAGATGATCGGCAGCTGGAATTATACAAATTTATGTTGGATATGGGTTATAGAGTTAATATTGTAGGATTTGACGACTTCAAACAAAACAATATTTTTGAATACTTAAAAGAATCAGAAATAATTATTTTTCCGGTACCGTCCATAACAAATAAGGTTTTCTTGAATTCAAGGTATTCCAATAAAACTTATATTTTTAACGAGTTGCTGGAATATATAAACAAGGATTCAAAAGTATTTGGTTCAAAGTTTAACGAAACAGCAAGATTATTCTTTTTAACAAATAACATCGAATTTTATGATCTCACAGAGAATCAAGAATTTTCAATATTAAATTCCATACCTACAGCAGAAGGAGTAATACAAATAGCGATGGAAAAAAGCAATATAACCATACATAATAGCAGAGTGCTTATATTAGGCTTCGGTAAATCTGGAAAATGTATAACACATTTATTTAAATCTATGGGGGCAGATGTAACAGTAGAAGCAAGAAAGTCATCAGATCTGGCTTGGATAGAACAATATGCTTGTAAAGGCATACATTTAAACCAGTTAAAATATGCGTTGAAAGATAAAGATTTTATTATAAACACAATACCTACTATGATATTAGATGAAGAGATGCTTAATTTGGTAAACAAAGAAACAATAATAATAGATATAGCATCAAAGCCTGGAGGCGTAGATTTTATGGCCGCAAAAAGGCTGGGAATAACCGCAGATATTTATCCCGGACTTCCCGGGAAGATTGCACCTAAAAGTTCTGCAAAAATTATTTATAAAATTTTTTCACGAATATTATCGGCAAAAATAAAATGA
- a CDS encoding pitrilysin family protein — translation MYMEKVLDNGITLVAEKIEHFRSVSIGVWVKAGSCYENQYNNGISHFIEHMIFKGTDRRSSREIAETIDEIGGQLNGFTGKESTCFYAKVLDTHIDIAADVLSDMILNSKFDINDIEKEKGVIIEEINMYEDTPEETIHDLIAKAYFDGSSLSMPILGTKDIIVNLEKQDIIEFYKKYYTPENMVISVAGNFNFDLLLETINEYFGSMKQSANITIPDHQINFKNNILLQPKTTEQIHFCFGMGGIKYGDDLIYPMMVMNNIVGGSMSSRLFQRIREERGLAYAVYSYPSSYISAGMFSIYAGVKPSQVQDVISLIVQEIDNIYKHGFSKEEINKSKEQMKGNYILGLESTSSRMISIGKSKLMLNNINSPSIIMDKIDNVTYADVDEVIKITMDKAGLCAAAIGDHYQVKKIKNYVESLL, via the coding sequence ATGTATATGGAAAAAGTGCTGGATAATGGTATTACACTGGTTGCTGAAAAAATAGAACATTTTAGATCAGTTTCAATAGGTGTATGGGTAAAGGCAGGTTCTTGCTATGAAAATCAATATAACAACGGTATAAGCCACTTTATAGAGCATATGATTTTCAAAGGCACTGACAGAAGAAGCTCTAGAGAGATAGCTGAAACAATAGATGAAATTGGTGGACAATTGAATGGATTTACCGGCAAAGAGTCTACTTGCTTTTATGCAAAGGTATTGGATACTCATATAGATATAGCTGCTGATGTATTGTCTGACATGATATTGAATTCAAAGTTTGATATAAATGATATTGAAAAAGAAAAAGGCGTCATAATAGAAGAAATAAATATGTATGAGGATACTCCGGAAGAAACAATACACGACTTAATTGCAAAAGCTTATTTCGATGGTAGTAGTCTATCTATGCCTATTTTAGGTACAAAAGACATAATAGTAAATTTGGAAAAGCAGGATATTATTGAATTTTATAAGAAATATTATACGCCTGAAAATATGGTTATTTCTGTTGCAGGTAATTTTAACTTTGATTTACTGTTAGAAACGATAAATGAATATTTTGGAAGCATGAAACAATCTGCAAATATAACCATTCCTGATCATCAAATTAATTTTAAAAACAATATATTGTTGCAGCCCAAAACTACCGAACAAATACATTTCTGTTTTGGTATGGGTGGCATAAAATATGGGGATGACCTTATTTATCCTATGATGGTCATGAACAATATAGTTGGGGGCAGCATGAGTTCTAGGCTTTTTCAAAGAATAAGGGAAGAAAGAGGATTGGCTTATGCTGTGTATTCGTATCCATCATCATATATCAGCGCCGGGATGTTTTCTATATATGCTGGTGTAAAGCCTTCTCAAGTTCAGGATGTAATTTCATTGATAGTCCAAGAAATAGACAATATATACAAACATGGATTTTCAAAAGAAGAAATAAATAAATCCAAAGAACAAATGAAAGGAAATTATATATTAGGATTAGAGAGTACAAGTAGCAGGATGATCTCTATAGGAAAATCAAAACTTATGCTTAACAACATCAACTCTCCTTCCATCATAATGGACAAGATCGATAATGTAACGTATGCAGATGTTGATGAAGTGATAAAAATTACAATGGATAAAGCAGGCTTATGTGCTGCCGCCATAGGAGATCATTATCAGGTGAAAAAAATTAAAAATTATGTTGAATCGTTGCTGTAA
- a CDS encoding dipicolinate synthase subunit B, with product MMIKNKRIGFALTGSFCTFEQVFPQMKKLKEEGASILPIVSDSVNKYDTRFFQKDIVIKNLEEITGNSVVSNIVGAEPIGPKKLLDILIVAPCTGNTIAKLSHGITDTPVLMAVKAQLRNLKPVVLAISTNDGLSNNAKNIGILLNIKNMFFVPFGQDNPYKKPNSLVADMNKIIPTIESALINDQIQPMIIKYDI from the coding sequence ATTATGATAAAAAATAAAAGAATTGGATTTGCTCTAACCGGTTCATTTTGTACATTTGAGCAAGTATTTCCCCAAATGAAAAAATTAAAAGAAGAAGGGGCTAGTATTTTACCGATAGTATCTGATTCTGTTAATAAATATGATACTAGATTTTTCCAAAAGGATATTGTCATAAAGAACCTGGAAGAGATAACGGGAAATAGTGTAGTTTCAAACATAGTAGGGGCTGAACCGATAGGACCAAAAAAATTATTGGATATATTGATAGTTGCACCTTGTACAGGGAATACCATAGCAAAACTTTCCCATGGCATAACAGATACGCCGGTACTTATGGCTGTTAAAGCACAGCTTAGAAATTTAAAACCTGTGGTTTTAGCAATATCCACAAACGATGGTCTTTCAAATAATGCAAAAAATATTGGAATATTGTTAAATATCAAAAATATGTTTTTTGTTCCTTTTGGCCAGGATAATCCTTATAAGAAACCTAATTCTTTAGTTGCAGACATGAACAAAATAATACCGACTATAGAATCTGCGTTGATAAATGATCAAATTCAACCGATGATAATAAAATATGATATTTAA